The Deltaproteobacteria bacterium genome contains a region encoding:
- a CDS encoding ABC transporter ATP-binding protein, with the protein MVEMSGISLTYQTESGPHPALVGIDLTVRRGQSCVIIGPTGCGKTSLLHILAGLVVPTQGQASINGELVRKPRRETSLILQQHGLFPWKNAISNVTIGLAMRGVPKIQQRNRARKLMEKLGIWDVKDSFPGQLSGGQQQRVAIARAVTTDPDLLLMDEPFSSLDAMTRESLQNLLLRIWNERLFTYILVTHSIEEAVFLGRKVVVLSPRPGSVAHTLENPGVGGKSFRLSGEFRRKCLQVRRMVEEAL; encoded by the coding sequence ATGGTAGAGATGTCTGGAATCAGCTTAACCTACCAGACCGAATCCGGCCCCCATCCGGCTCTGGTCGGCATTGATCTCACAGTCCGGCGTGGGCAGTCGTGTGTCATCATCGGTCCCACCGGCTGCGGCAAAACATCTCTTCTGCATATTCTCGCGGGTCTGGTTGTTCCCACGCAGGGGCAGGCTTCCATTAATGGGGAGCTTGTCAGAAAACCGAGGAGAGAAACGAGCCTCATCCTCCAGCAACATGGACTATTTCCCTGGAAAAACGCCATTTCCAACGTTACCATCGGTCTGGCGATGAGGGGAGTTCCAAAAATTCAACAGCGCAATCGAGCTCGGAAACTCATGGAAAAACTGGGGATCTGGGACGTCAAGGACAGCTTCCCGGGACAACTGTCGGGGGGCCAGCAGCAGAGGGTGGCCATTGCCAGGGCCGTAACAACCGATCCGGACCTGCTCCTCATGGACGAGCCGTTCTCGTCTCTGGACGCCATGACCAGGGAATCCCTTCAGAATCTCCTGCTGAGGATCTGGAACGAGCGGCTCTTCACCTATATCCTTGTAACCCACAGCATCGAGGAGGCTGTTTTCCTCGGAAGGAAGGTGGTCGTCCTGTCCCCACGGCCCGGCAGTGTGGCCCACACGCTGGAGAACCCGGGTGTTGGCGGAAAATCGTTCCGCCTGTCCGGGGAGTTCCGGCGCAAATGTCTTCAGGTTCGTAGGATGGTGGAGGAAGCCCTGTGA
- a CDS encoding ABC transporter ATP-binding protein gives MSIIKTENLTRTYQQGSLEVHAIKNVTLDIGRGEFAVIAGPSGSGKTTLLNLVGALDRPTSGKIWLDGREYSSLSRTERSRLRRDHIGFIFQFYNLIPVLTAYENAEFVLLLQGVPEKLRREKVMELLSKVGLEGLEKRKPHELSGGQQQRVAIARALASDPDLVLADEPTANLDSHTEQGLMDIMETLNEELGTTFLFSSHDPEVIMRAHRFIGLKDGEVVKDTLEGA, from the coding sequence ATGTCCATCATAAAGACGGAAAACCTGACCCGCACCTACCAACAGGGAAGCCTCGAGGTTCACGCTATCAAGAACGTCACCCTTGACATCGGGAGGGGGGAATTCGCCGTGATCGCCGGACCCTCCGGATCGGGCAAGACGACTCTTCTAAACCTCGTCGGGGCCCTGGATCGGCCGACCTCCGGAAAAATCTGGCTGGACGGCCGGGAGTACAGCAGCCTTTCCAGAACGGAGAGGTCGAGACTCAGACGGGACCACATCGGATTCATCTTCCAGTTCTACAACCTGATCCCTGTCCTGACAGCCTACGAGAACGCCGAATTCGTCCTCCTCCTCCAGGGGGTGCCCGAAAAACTCCGAAGGGAAAAGGTGATGGAGCTCCTGTCGAAGGTGGGTCTGGAGGGGCTCGAGAAGAGAAAACCCCACGAGCTGTCCGGCGGACAGCAGCAGAGGGTCGCCATCGCGCGGGCACTGGCCTCCGATCCTGATCTTGTCCTGGCTGATGAACCCACAGCCAACCTCGACAGCCACACGGAACAAGGGCTCATGGACATCATGGAGACTCTCAATGAGGAGCTGGGAACGACTTTTCTTTTCTCATCCCACGATCCCGAGGTTATCATGCGGGCACACAGGTTTATTGGTTTGAAGGATGGTGAGGTGGTGAAGGATACCCTTGAGGGGGCGTAG
- a CDS encoding zinc ribbon domain-containing protein encodes MPTYEYHCDSCEREFEIDQRITDDPLSACPECGGKAHRLISASNFILKGSGWYKTDYGSSPGPSPSQPTSCGLEKPDPKCKACPAQTK; translated from the coding sequence ATGCCCACTTACGAGTACCATTGCGACAGTTGCGAGCGAGAGTTCGAAATTGACCAGAGGATTACCGATGATCCTTTAAGTGCATGTCCGGAATGCGGGGGCAAGGCCCACCGTCTTATCAGCGCTTCAAATTTTATCCTGAAGGGCAGTGGGTGGTATAAAACCGATTACGGCTCATCGCCCGGCCCATCCCCCAGCCAACCCACGAGCTGCGGTCTGGAAAAACCCGACCCGAAATGTAAGGCCTGTCCTGCCCAAACGAAGTAA
- a CDS encoding protein kinase, which produces MFGQYMLLELIGSGGMAEVYRARMRGQPYFARGENPKHFTREVAVKLILPHLSREDSFRELFSREAHMASLLDHPNIIGIQDYGTLDGTDFIVMEYIRGMDLRRLLKSMPEGKLLSVGEAVHILYRISRGLEYAHGMGGPESPGGIIHRDLSPHNILISTEGEVKIADFGIARAVLSDVTWTTAFKGKVSYMSPEQVEGNPLNHRSDIFSLGIIVYQVLTGRHPFTRGSDGATLRAIQEGEYPPIPSTADIPAGILRLIESCLAVNPLSRPTSAEAVAGELEPLQDPQSERILGQRVQSHRGTPRKIPVIAPTAATITRPKRYGVPITIAALLSIAATWLFLSPAGIKKPAASTPYTYPAASSPPDADAATPSDSLSKQKPDYITIATSPPGARIIVNGDDAGNSPVRVSLDQNRGPLIISADLYGYRKSTFNLDRGEGNQTRTLRLTPLPTGEVRIGAIPWAQVFFRGHLKGYTPIVLGNLPVGKRGFVLKNGQLGITREITVEVREGKTNTVNVDLATN; this is translated from the coding sequence ATGTTCGGACAATATATGCTTCTGGAGCTCATCGGGTCAGGGGGAATGGCGGAAGTATACAGAGCCAGGATGAGGGGTCAGCCATATTTCGCGCGGGGAGAAAACCCAAAACATTTCACCCGCGAGGTGGCCGTAAAACTGATACTTCCCCACCTCTCCCGGGAGGATTCTTTCAGGGAACTTTTCTCCAGGGAGGCTCACATGGCTTCCCTTCTTGACCATCCCAACATTATCGGCATCCAGGATTACGGGACTCTGGATGGAACAGATTTTATCGTTATGGAATATATCCGGGGCATGGATCTAAGGAGACTGCTCAAATCCATGCCGGAAGGAAAACTGCTCAGCGTGGGGGAGGCCGTTCACATTCTGTACAGGATATCCAGGGGATTGGAGTATGCCCACGGCATGGGGGGGCCGGAATCCCCGGGCGGTATTATTCACCGGGACCTGAGTCCACACAATATCCTCATCTCAACCGAGGGGGAGGTCAAGATAGCCGATTTCGGTATTGCCAGGGCCGTCCTGTCGGACGTTACGTGGACTACCGCTTTCAAGGGGAAAGTATCCTACATGTCACCGGAGCAGGTGGAAGGCAACCCCTTGAACCACCGATCCGACATCTTCTCCCTGGGGATAATCGTCTACCAGGTCCTTACGGGACGCCATCCTTTCACGAGAGGCTCTGACGGGGCTACGTTAAGGGCCATCCAGGAAGGCGAATATCCACCCATTCCCTCTACCGCCGACATTCCAGCCGGTATACTGAGGCTCATTGAATCATGCCTTGCGGTGAATCCGTTATCCAGACCGACCTCCGCGGAAGCTGTCGCCGGAGAACTGGAACCGCTGCAAGACCCCCAATCAGAGAGAATTCTGGGACAGAGGGTTCAATCCCACAGAGGGACCCCGAGGAAGATCCCGGTAATTGCACCGACTGCGGCAACCATCACAAGGCCAAAACGCTACGGGGTTCCAATCACCATTGCGGCGCTCCTGTCCATCGCAGCAACATGGCTTTTCCTTTCACCCGCGGGCATTAAAAAACCGGCGGCATCCACCCCCTACACATATCCCGCAGCATCAAGCCCCCCGGATGCGGACGCCGCGACCCCATCCGATTCTCTTTCGAAACAAAAACCCGACTACATCACGATCGCAACCTCACCGCCGGGAGCCAGGATCATCGTAAATGGAGATGATGCCGGAAATTCTCCCGTCAGGGTTTCCCTGGATCAAAACAGGGGACCATTGATAATCTCGGCCGACCTTTATGGCTACCGAAAATCCACTTTCAACCTTGACCGAGGGGAAGGCAATCAGACCCGGACCCTGCGTTTAACTCCCCTCCCCACAGGTGAAGTCAGGATCGGGGCCATCCCGTGGGCACAGGTATTCTTCAGGGGACATCTCAAGGGATACACACCGATCGTCCTTGGGAACCTGCCTGTGGGAAAGAGGGGCTTTGTGTTGAAAAACGGTCAGCTGGGGATAACCAGGGAGATCACTGTGGAGGTGAGGGAGGGAAAGACCAATACCGTGAATGTGGATCTTGCGACCAATTGA
- a CDS encoding ABC transporter permease, whose amino-acid sequence MNGLFTALSMVIGLATRNLRRYLRRTLITTVGIALGTALSLFSMGLGDGGHNQMIENGVRIGQGHLTVQPKGYLQSPSPSLFIRNPGPILSVLRSSQGVRGIFPRIRGEGILATAAGSEGIRFQGIDPAMKADGGIFRRSMKEGSFLDGTGQRNLVIGEKLAKRLNLKVGKKAVLTTQDSRGEITSVLLRVKGIFQTGSSSIDGAICLLPLGILQDTMGMGKGVTSLAIYLFNPYQQDTVLRELNRMLPDGPDVILPWQKLQPQMRDFVMIDNVFGYLTYGIVLFIVSIGVLNTVLMSVMERKGEIGILAALGMRSGAILRMILLETAFLSMIGIGAGLVLGLGVNWYFSVHGLDLRSFSSQSWNLAGTVVDPIMYSQLRPHRVIQLCLAVLVLTLTMGIYPAWKASRIEPVEAMEKP is encoded by the coding sequence ATGAATGGACTTTTTACGGCCCTGTCAATGGTTATCGGCCTGGCTACAAGGAATCTTCGCCGCTACCTTCGAAGAACCCTGATTACAACGGTGGGAATCGCGCTGGGAACCGCGCTTTCACTCTTTTCCATGGGCCTTGGCGACGGCGGACACAATCAGATGATCGAAAATGGTGTGCGTATCGGACAAGGGCACCTGACGGTACAGCCCAAAGGCTACCTGCAATCTCCCTCCCCCTCTCTTTTTATTCGGAACCCCGGCCCGATCCTCTCCGTCCTGAGATCCAGTCAGGGGGTCAGGGGGATTTTTCCCAGAATCCGGGGGGAGGGAATCCTGGCCACGGCCGCCGGCTCCGAGGGAATCCGGTTCCAGGGGATAGATCCGGCCATGAAGGCAGACGGAGGAATATTCAGAAGAAGCATGAAGGAAGGCTCCTTCCTCGACGGCACCGGTCAACGTAACCTTGTAATAGGGGAAAAGCTTGCCAAACGCCTTAATCTGAAGGTTGGGAAAAAGGCGGTTCTCACCACCCAGGATTCCCGCGGCGAGATAACCAGCGTCCTGCTGAGGGTGAAGGGTATCTTTCAGACCGGGTCCTCGTCCATCGATGGGGCGATTTGCCTGCTCCCCCTGGGGATACTCCAGGACACTATGGGCATGGGCAAGGGGGTAACGTCCCTGGCCATTTACCTGTTCAACCCATATCAACAGGACACCGTGTTAAGAGAGTTGAATCGAATGCTCCCCGACGGACCTGATGTCATCCTCCCATGGCAGAAGCTCCAACCCCAGATGAGAGATTTTGTCATGATCGACAACGTGTTCGGCTACCTGACCTATGGCATCGTACTTTTCATCGTCTCCATCGGGGTGCTGAACACCGTGCTCATGTCCGTAATGGAGCGAAAAGGGGAGATCGGAATCCTTGCGGCGTTGGGTATGCGGAGTGGCGCGATCCTTCGGATGATTCTTCTGGAGACGGCCTTTCTCAGCATGATCGGGATAGGGGCTGGACTCGTCCTCGGACTTGGGGTCAACTGGTACTTCTCGGTCCACGGTCTTGACCTCAGGTCCTTTTCCTCACAGAGCTGGAACCTTGCCGGGACAGTTGTGGATCCCATCATGTACTCCCAGCTCCGGCCGCACCGGGTGATCCAACTCTGCCTGGCGGTTCTCGTCCTCACATTGACCATGGGGATATACCCGGCCTGGAAGGCCTCACGCATAGAGCCGGTGGAGGCGATGGAAAAACCATGA
- a CDS encoding ABC transporter permease, producing the protein MTILRIAWRNLWRNPRRTGITIFSMSFGLTMMIVTYALMDGMYGQMVQFATILGTGHIQIHKPGYLDDRSLYETIDDPAKVLRVVDAAGEGHAAPRTYATALVSSGPQSAGGYIWGIDPLRERQVTDFQHHLASGAFLSEGEKGKVVLGHNLARTLSVGPGDEVVLLAQAADGSLGNAVFRISGVLQSIGETFDRTGVLMESDDMDELMALHGRIHEVAVRLTRPDRLTEALTRYKTLMAPMGLEVKSWRELLPELSEVLKLSSTSTTIVLFIIFAVASLGIVNTQLMSLFERTREIGVMRALGLGPIPVAVIVFLETIFMALISAIAGGAGGALWSWYLEVHGWDISNLGGSFAYAGVTFDPHLRASLTPPAVIQSIEIMLVVCVLATLFPLFKATRITPASAVGRGH; encoded by the coding sequence ATGACCATCCTGAGAATCGCCTGGCGGAACCTCTGGAGAAATCCACGGCGCACGGGGATCACTATCTTCTCCATGTCATTCGGCCTGACCATGATGATTGTCACGTATGCACTCATGGATGGGATGTACGGCCAGATGGTTCAGTTCGCCACCATTCTGGGTACGGGCCATATCCAGATTCACAAACCGGGGTATCTCGATGACCGTTCCCTTTACGAAACCATCGACGATCCCGCGAAGGTCCTGAGGGTTGTGGACGCCGCCGGCGAAGGACACGCGGCTCCCAGGACCTATGCCACCGCTCTTGTCAGTTCGGGCCCCCAGTCCGCCGGAGGCTATATATGGGGGATCGACCCGTTAAGGGAACGGCAGGTAACGGATTTTCAACATCACCTGGCAAGCGGGGCCTTTCTGTCTGAAGGGGAAAAGGGAAAGGTCGTTCTGGGTCACAATCTTGCCAGAACCCTCTCCGTCGGTCCGGGGGACGAGGTCGTCCTTCTGGCCCAGGCCGCCGACGGATCCCTCGGCAACGCTGTCTTCAGGATTTCCGGGGTCCTTCAGAGCATCGGGGAAACCTTCGACCGCACGGGAGTTCTCATGGAGAGTGACGACATGGATGAACTCATGGCTCTCCACGGAAGGATACACGAGGTGGCTGTGCGCCTCACCAGGCCCGACAGACTTACCGAAGCGTTGACGCGTTACAAAACACTCATGGCGCCCATGGGCCTCGAGGTAAAGAGCTGGCGGGAGCTTCTCCCGGAACTTTCGGAAGTTCTTAAATTGAGCTCCACCAGTACCACAATTGTACTTTTCATCATCTTCGCCGTGGCATCCCTGGGCATCGTCAACACCCAGCTCATGTCTCTCTTTGAAAGAACAAGGGAGATCGGGGTCATGCGGGCTCTGGGTCTGGGGCCGATACCTGTCGCGGTCATCGTCTTTCTGGAAACCATTTTCATGGCCCTCATCTCCGCCATCGCTGGTGGGGCCGGCGGCGCCCTCTGGTCCTGGTACCTCGAAGTCCACGGTTGGGATATCAGCAATCTGGGGGGCTCTTTCGCCTATGCGGGCGTGACTTTCGATCCCCATCTCCGTGCCAGTCTAACACCCCCTGCGGTTATTCAATCCATTGAGATAATGCTGGTAGTCTGCGTGCTGGCAACACTGTTTCCTCTATTCAAGGCAACCCGTATCACCCCAGCCAGCGCTGTTGGAAGGGGCCATTAA
- a CDS encoding PHP domain-containing protein produces MIDLHTHSTASDGTLKPAELVRYAVKRGIKVLALTDHDTLSGLNEAEDEAGCVGLDFIPGIEISAAFEPGTLHILGYYMNSGDSTLERNLGFLREGRDHRNRIILEKLVSLGYPLQLKDVLRFAGGQSVGRPHIADALVSRGYVGNRNEAFDRLLAKGAPAYADKERMTPKDAIALILRAGGIPVLAHPQYLNLDNDALSGFVGELKHSGLAGLEAYYYSHSAQDVAFYRSLAEKYGLLLTGGTDYHGPGGLKHTDIGVGNGDMRVPEDVAEGLKKAHRSGLRR; encoded by the coding sequence ATGATCGATCTGCACACACACAGTACCGCCTCGGACGGTACCTTGAAACCGGCCGAACTGGTCAGGTATGCGGTTAAACGCGGCATCAAAGTCCTTGCGCTGACGGACCACGATACCCTGTCCGGCCTTAATGAGGCGGAAGATGAGGCCGGGTGTGTGGGACTCGATTTTATCCCGGGAATAGAGATAAGCGCCGCATTTGAACCCGGAACTCTACACATCCTCGGATACTACATGAATTCGGGTGATTCCACTCTGGAAAGGAACCTCGGTTTTCTGAGGGAGGGGAGGGATCATCGGAACCGGATTATCCTGGAGAAGCTGGTGTCCCTCGGGTACCCGCTTCAGTTAAAGGATGTTCTGAGGTTTGCAGGGGGGCAGAGCGTGGGGCGTCCCCACATCGCGGATGCCCTTGTCAGCAGAGGATACGTCGGTAACCGGAATGAGGCTTTTGATCGTTTACTGGCAAAAGGCGCTCCCGCATACGCGGATAAGGAGCGAATGACTCCAAAGGATGCCATTGCGCTCATCCTCAGGGCCGGGGGGATACCCGTCCTGGCCCATCCCCAGTATCTGAACCTGGACAATGACGCTCTTTCAGGGTTTGTGGGCGAGCTGAAGCATTCAGGCCTTGCAGGTCTCGAGGCCTATTATTACAGCCACTCCGCCCAGGATGTCGCCTTCTACCGATCCCTTGCCGAAAAGTATGGTCTGCTCCTGACGGGAGGCACCGATTACCATGGTCCCGGAGGGTTGAAGCACACCGATATCGGTGTTGGAAACGGCGACATGCGTGTGCCGGAGGATGTGGCTGAGGGTTTGAAGAAAGCACACCGTTCTGGATTACGGCGTTGA
- a CDS encoding outer membrane lipoprotein-sorting protein translates to MKMGKVAGVFLAIFLVILPPIIPARASAVTSRDILERVDDLWRGKSSYAEMSMNVVTVHWKRSLKIKAWSLGKDYSLLTITYPPKEKGIATLRAGKEIWNYLPRVNRVIKVPTSMMMAGWMGSHFTNDDLVKESRMSDDYDSRITFKGEREEVPVYEITLIPKPDAPVVWGKILVTVRQDELIPVTSLYYDEDGNLARTMTFSDVMRLGGRNLPATMALTPADKPGERTVIHYSVLKFGLGLKKNFFSIRNLSRRDLSQ, encoded by the coding sequence ATGAAGATGGGAAAAGTCGCAGGGGTCTTCCTGGCAATTTTTCTTGTGATCCTGCCTCCGATCATCCCGGCCCGGGCAAGCGCTGTGACCTCCAGGGATATCCTGGAGAGGGTCGACGACCTGTGGCGGGGCAAGTCCAGTTATGCTGAGATGTCCATGAATGTGGTCACCGTCCACTGGAAGAGATCGCTGAAAATCAAGGCATGGTCCCTGGGCAAGGACTACTCCCTCCTAACCATCACATATCCGCCCAAGGAAAAGGGGATTGCCACCCTGAGGGCTGGAAAGGAGATCTGGAACTACCTCCCCCGCGTCAACAGGGTCATAAAGGTGCCCACCTCAATGATGATGGCCGGGTGGATGGGGAGTCACTTTACCAACGACGATCTCGTCAAGGAGAGCAGGATGTCCGATGATTACGACTCCAGAATCACCTTCAAGGGGGAACGGGAGGAGGTGCCCGTCTATGAAATCACCCTGATCCCGAAACCGGACGCCCCTGTAGTATGGGGGAAGATCCTGGTCACCGTTCGCCAGGATGAACTGATCCCGGTGACATCGCTGTATTACGATGAGGACGGAAACCTGGCCCGGACCATGACCTTTTCCGACGTGATGCGGCTTGGGGGAAGGAATCTCCCGGCAACCATGGCACTGACTCCCGCCGACAAACCGGGAGAGAGAACGGTTATCCACTACAGCGTTCTGAAGTTCGGACTTGGACTGAAGAAAAATTTCTTCTCTATCCGCAACCTGTCCCGCAGGGACCTGTCCCAATGA
- a CDS encoding sugar phosphate isomerase/epimerase, translating into MHSPYFARASLLNIESDLAFLDEHGLLPEVYLPADRLESLAGEDLDHLIKWRERGLDVSFHAPFMDLSPAGLDPRVLEVTRLRFNQVRDLAEIVRPRHIVFHPGYDKWRYGRKPGVWLERSLATWSGVLDWGARIGTRIVLENVFDVDPGPMLQLRVHFEGSLGLCFDSGHFLLFSAIPLQEWLTALGDSLWELHLHDNHGDEDTHLPVGEGIFDFSALFTDLSKRGTEPLTVLENHSRDETVRSLERMKGYSG; encoded by the coding sequence GTGCATAGCCCATATTTTGCCCGGGCCTCTCTCCTTAACATCGAAAGTGACCTCGCCTTTCTCGATGAACATGGCCTTCTGCCTGAGGTTTACCTGCCGGCGGATAGACTTGAAAGCCTTGCGGGGGAGGACCTGGATCACCTCATAAAATGGAGGGAACGGGGCCTCGATGTCTCTTTTCACGCTCCCTTCATGGACCTTTCACCTGCCGGTCTCGACCCGCGGGTCCTGGAAGTGACCCGATTGCGTTTTAATCAGGTTCGCGATCTTGCCGAAATCGTCCGGCCGCGGCATATAGTCTTCCACCCGGGTTACGATAAATGGCGATACGGTCGGAAGCCCGGGGTCTGGCTTGAAAGAAGCCTGGCGACATGGTCCGGTGTCCTGGATTGGGGCGCCCGTATCGGTACGAGGATCGTTCTGGAAAACGTTTTCGATGTGGACCCCGGTCCTATGCTGCAGCTCCGGGTCCATTTTGAAGGTTCCCTGGGGCTCTGCTTTGATTCGGGGCATTTCCTGCTTTTTTCCGCGATTCCTCTTCAGGAATGGTTGACTGCCCTGGGAGATTCTCTATGGGAGCTCCACCTCCACGATAATCATGGAGATGAGGACACCCATCTGCCTGTGGGAGAGGGGATCTTCGACTTCTCCGCTCTTTTTACCGACCTTTCAAAGAGAGGGACGGAGCCCCTGACGGTCCTGGAGAACCACAGTCGCGACGAGACCGTACGGTCCCTTGAAAGGATGAAAGGATATTCGGGATAG
- a CDS encoding potassium channel protein produces MKIEGWGFLDSLYMTVLTLSTVGFREVYPLSSGGKIFAMILIATGVGVVAFTVRTAGRVMLENRFSIVFRRKMVKTIGKLRGHYIICGFGRMGRVICQELNEKGYPFVVVDNVEDSADDLERLGYLFIRGDATVDDVLLDAGIEKAKGIVTVVTNDAENVFITLTARGLNPKLNIVSRAASDESVQKLIRAGANKVVAPYDLGGFRIAQAVLRPTVLDFLESIVDNQEMGGLRLDEIHVPPGSRLDGVNVVDAGLRKDMNLIVVAIKSGTGSMTFNPSSGTEIKAGDTLVLLGYGPELERLEAISQKMR; encoded by the coding sequence ATGAAAATTGAGGGGTGGGGCTTCCTCGACTCCCTGTACATGACTGTCCTGACCCTGTCCACCGTGGGTTTCAGAGAGGTCTATCCTCTCTCCTCAGGTGGCAAGATCTTCGCGATGATTCTGATTGCCACAGGTGTCGGCGTCGTCGCGTTTACGGTCAGGACCGCCGGTCGGGTAATGCTGGAGAACAGGTTCAGTATCGTATTCAGGAGGAAAATGGTGAAAACGATCGGAAAGCTCCGGGGCCACTACATTATATGCGGTTTCGGCAGAATGGGCCGTGTTATCTGTCAGGAACTGAACGAAAAGGGTTATCCTTTCGTCGTGGTGGATAACGTTGAGGATTCAGCAGATGATCTGGAACGCCTCGGCTATCTGTTTATCCGGGGAGATGCGACCGTGGACGACGTTCTTTTGGACGCCGGTATCGAAAAGGCGAAAGGTATTGTTACCGTTGTCACCAACGATGCGGAAAATGTCTTTATAACCCTTACTGCCCGCGGGTTAAATCCCAAACTCAACATCGTCAGCCGTGCGGCAAGTGATGAATCGGTGCAAAAACTCATCCGGGCGGGGGCGAATAAAGTGGTTGCTCCTTATGACCTGGGTGGGTTCAGAATCGCCCAGGCCGTTCTTAGGCCAACGGTGCTCGATTTTCTGGAGAGTATTGTGGATAATCAGGAGATGGGGGGGCTTCGCCTGGATGAAATCCACGTTCCCCCCGGTTCCAGGCTGGACGGAGTCAACGTGGTGGATGCGGGCCTGAGGAAGGACATGAACCTGATTGTGGTGGCAATAAAAAGCGGCACCGGGAGCATGACGTTCAATCCTTCCTCTGGAACCGAAATCAAGGCCGGAGACACACTGGTCCTCCTGGGATATGGACCTGAACTGGAGAGGTTGGAGGCGATCTCTCAAAAGATGCGATGA
- a CDS encoding ABC transporter permease, with amino-acid sequence MFLRTDALPGPVPVFIAFAKAMDGALMGHFLVSALRVLLSLIFALVAAVPLGIYMGRSRRADALLSPIVYLTYPVPKIAFLPLVIILLGLGNTSKIFLIALILFFQILVTTRDAAREIPKAFILSMRSLGATRRQKAVHLVLPAVLPKILTSLRIGIGTAIAVLFFVESFATNSGLGYFILDAWSRLDYREMYAGIVGMGLLGVILYAAVEMLDNSLCRWTRL; translated from the coding sequence ATGTTCCTCAGGACCGATGCCCTTCCAGGGCCGGTGCCGGTGTTCATTGCTTTCGCCAAAGCAATGGATGGGGCGCTTATGGGCCACTTTCTGGTTTCGGCCCTGCGGGTTCTTCTGAGCCTCATCTTTGCGCTGGTCGCAGCCGTTCCATTAGGAATTTATATGGGCCGTTCCCGTCGGGCGGATGCGCTTCTTTCTCCCATTGTCTATCTGACCTACCCCGTTCCCAAAATAGCTTTCCTGCCTCTTGTCATTATCCTGCTTGGACTGGGAAATACCTCCAAGATTTTTCTTATCGCCCTAATCCTCTTCTTCCAGATTCTGGTCACCACCAGGGACGCGGCCAGGGAAATTCCCAAGGCATTCATCCTTTCCATGCGCTCCCTTGGCGCCACCCGCCGGCAGAAGGCGGTCCACCTTGTACTCCCCGCGGTTCTGCCCAAGATCCTGACATCCCTGAGAATTGGTATCGGAACCGCCATCGCCGTCCTGTTCTTCGTGGAATCTTTCGCCACCAACAGCGGCCTTGGCTACTTCATTCTTGACGCCTGGAGCCGGCTGGATTACCGGGAGATGTATGCGGGTATCGTCGGGATGGGACTTTTAGGTGTAATTCTGTATGCAGCGGTTGAGATGCTGGACAATTCCTTATGCAGGTGGACCAGGTTATAG